A region from the Prionailurus viverrinus isolate Anna chromosome E2, UM_Priviv_1.0, whole genome shotgun sequence genome encodes:
- the ZNF875 gene encoding zinc finger protein 875: MATGLLKAKKEAFVAFRDVAVDFTREEWSLLSPAQRTLHREVMLETYNHLVSLEIPFSKPKLISQLEQGEEPWIEEKRCPLVLCPGSKLEIQPYPPCPLAFSSQRGLSQHVWLRHLPQLFSSYCAGNHLRLGKPYPEDQKQQQKQLFDQACLNDKAEIQETEDSKPLFRRVSRRGTWEVLSSPLQEQPVRSREDNTVLDLGPSLGQRTDLEESDKGSRGVEVSRFGAVKCGEFGRGFLRESNLLSLQKMHTGETPYMYTEWGQGFSNMSILIKNQKKHSGEKPYVCKECGRGFTWRSNLITHQRTHSGEKPYVCEECGRGFTWKSNLITHHRTHSGEKPYVCEECGRGFTWKSNLFTHQRTHSGVKPYMCKECGQSFSLKSNLITHQRAHSGEKPYICKECGRGFRQHSHLIRHKRTHSGEKPYVCRECEQCFTQKSHLSRHLRTHTGEKPYACAECGRRFSWKSNLKTHQRTHSGVKPYVCLECGQCFSLKSNLNKHQRSHTGEKPFVCRECGRGFTRKSTLITHQRTHSGEKPFSCRECGRGFNDKSTLISHQRTHSGEKPFVCRECGRRFSQKPNLFRHRRAHSGHMPFVCKECGQGFCDKLTLVTHQKAHSGGKPHVCRECGQGFSRQSHLVRHQRIHSGEKPYICRKCGRGFSRKSNLIRHQRTHSG; this comes from the exons GCATTCGTGGCATTCAGGGATGTGGCTGTGGACTTCACCCGAGAGGAATGGAGTTTGCTGAGCCCTGCCCAGAGGACCCTGCACAGGGAAGTGATGCTGGAGACCTACAACCACCTGGTCTCACTAG AAATTCCATTTTCCAAACCAAAACTCATTTCTCAGCTGGAGCAAGGAGAAGAGCCCTGGATTGAGGAGAAACGATGTCCGCTGGTCCTCTGTCCAG GATCAAAGCTAGAAATTCAACCTTATCCCCCCTGTCCGCTGGCATTCTCTAGTCAGCGAGGCCTCAGCCAACATGTGTGGCTCAGGCATCTTCCTCAGCTCTTCTCAAGTTACTGTGCAGGAAATCATCTCCGTCTGGGGAAACCCTATCCAGAAGATCAGAAACAGCAGCAGAAACAACTCTTTGATCAAGCCTGCTTGAATGACAAAGCAGAAATTCAAGAGACAGAAGACTCCAAGCCCTTGTTCAGGAGAGTAAGCAGAAGAGGCACTTGGGAGGTGTTGTCCAGCCCACTGCAAGAACAGCCAGTCAGGTCCAGGGAAGACAACACGGTGCTGGATTTAGGGCCCAGCCTAGGCCAGAGGACAGACCTTGAGGAATCAGACAAAGGATCGCGTGGTGTAGAAGTCTCAAGATTTGGGGCAGTCAAATGTGGGGAGTTTGGGCGAGGCTTTTTGAGGGAGTCAAACCTGCTCAGCCTCCAGAAGATGCATACAGGGGAGACACCTTACATGTACACTGAGTGGGGACAGGGCTTTAGCAACATGTCAATCCTCATCAAAAACCAGAAGAAACACTCTGGGGAAAAACCTTATGTGTGCAAGGAGTGTGGACGAGGCTTTACCTGGAGGTCAAACCTCATCACACACCAGAGGACACACTCAGGGGAGAAGCCTTATGTGTGCGAGGAGTGTGGACGAGGCTTCACCTGGAAGTCAAACCTCATCACACACCACAGGACACATTCAGGGGAGAAACCTTATGTGTGCGAGGAGTGTGGACGAGGCTTTACTTGGAAGTCAAACCTCTTCACACATCAAAGGACACATTCAGGGGTCAAGCCTTATATGTGCAAGGAATGTGGGCAGAGTTTTAGCCTGAAGTCAAACCTTATCACACACCAGAGGGCACACTCTGGGGAGAAGCCTTATATTTGCAAGGAATGTGGGCGTGGCTTTCGCCAGCATTCACATCTCATCAGACATAAGAGGACACATTCGGGAGAGAAGCCTTATGTGTGCAGGGAGTGTGAGCAGTGCTTTACCCAGAAGTCACATCTCAGTAGACACTTAAgaacacacacaggagagaagccTTACGCGTGCGCGGAATGTGGGCGCCGTTTTAGTTGGAAATCAAACCTCAAGACACACCAGAGGACTCACTCCGGGGTTAAACCTTATGTATGCCTGGAGTGTGGGCAGTGCTTTAGCCTGAAGTCAAACCTCAACAAACACCAGAGGTCACACACGGGGGAGAAGCCATTTGTGTGCAGAGAATGTGGGCGAGGCTTTACCCGGAAGTCAACCCTTATCACACACCAGAGGACACACTCAGGGGAAAAGCCATTTTCGTGCAGGGAGTGTGGACGAGGCTTCAACGATAAGTCAACCCTCATCTCACACCAGAGGACACATTCAGGGGAAAAGCCTTTTGTGTGCAGGGAGTGTGGTAGAAGGTTTAGCCAGAAGCCAAACCTCTTTAGGCACAGGAGGGCACACTCGGGTCATATGCCCTTTGTGTGCAAAGAGTGTGGGCAGGGCTTCTGTGATAAGTTAACTCTCGTCACACACCAGAAGGCACACTCCGGGGGAAAGCCTCACGTGTGCAGGGAGTGTGGGCAAGGCTTTAGCCGGCAGTCACACCTCGTTAGACATCAGAGGATACATTCAGGAGAGAAGCCTTACATTTGTAGGAAGTGTGGGCGAGGCTTTAGTCGGAAATCAAACCTCATCAGACATCAGAGGACACACTCAGGATAG